From one Paractinoplanes brasiliensis genomic stretch:
- a CDS encoding SGNH/GDSL hydrolase family protein, with the protein MNWTRKTTIFVVAALMVLVVAVVVLVRRNSSGNENNEATPTPTTPSSASPTPAETPWTGTWAVAVQNGGRGFERQTVRQIIRTSIGGDTVRVRLSNEFGSDPLTVSSVHLAQHLRGNTVDAGTNAHVTFGGGDSVTIESGQTAVSDPVRFSLPAGGDVAVSAYVPERIGSVTQHAFANRNNYVAAGNQATKAGLDGVQTFDNYAFLAGLDVQNPQSEGAVVTLGASITDGFDSSFGENRRWPDQLARRLIAANRTVGVLNAGISGNMLLKDGAGQSAVNRFDRDVLAQTGVKWVVFSDAAINDLGDSNPPSGEQLIAGLQQLIQRSHDAGIKIFCATLTPYKGTDYWSEQGEAGRTAVNEFIKGDGSGCDAVIDFDTAIHDPGDPQRYNRRFNTGDSLHPNDAGMEAIAAAVDLQLFR; encoded by the coding sequence GTGAACTGGACCCGGAAGACGACGATCTTTGTCGTGGCGGCCCTCATGGTCCTGGTTGTGGCGGTGGTCGTGCTGGTGCGGCGTAACTCGAGCGGCAACGAGAACAACGAGGCCACCCCCACCCCGACGACCCCGAGCAGCGCATCCCCCACCCCGGCCGAGACGCCGTGGACGGGCACGTGGGCGGTGGCCGTGCAGAACGGTGGGCGCGGGTTCGAGCGGCAGACGGTCCGGCAGATCATCCGTACGAGCATCGGCGGCGACACGGTCCGGGTGCGGTTGTCGAACGAGTTCGGCAGTGACCCGCTGACCGTCAGTTCCGTCCACCTCGCCCAGCATCTGCGGGGGAACACGGTCGACGCCGGCACGAACGCGCACGTGACGTTCGGCGGCGGCGACTCGGTGACGATCGAATCCGGTCAGACCGCGGTGAGCGACCCGGTCCGGTTCAGCCTGCCCGCTGGTGGGGACGTGGCGGTCAGCGCCTACGTGCCGGAGCGGATCGGGTCGGTGACCCAGCACGCGTTCGCCAACCGTAACAACTACGTGGCGGCGGGTAACCAGGCGACGAAGGCCGGCCTCGACGGGGTGCAGACCTTCGACAACTACGCGTTCCTGGCCGGCCTGGACGTGCAGAATCCGCAGTCCGAGGGCGCGGTCGTGACGCTCGGCGCGTCGATCACCGACGGGTTCGACTCGTCGTTCGGCGAGAACAGGCGCTGGCCCGACCAGCTGGCGCGGCGGCTGATCGCGGCGAACCGCACTGTCGGCGTGCTCAACGCCGGGATCAGCGGGAACATGCTGCTCAAGGACGGCGCGGGGCAGAGCGCGGTCAACCGGTTCGATCGGGACGTGCTCGCGCAGACCGGCGTCAAGTGGGTGGTCTTCTCCGACGCGGCGATCAACGATCTGGGCGACAGCAACCCGCCCAGCGGCGAGCAACTGATCGCGGGACTGCAGCAGCTGATCCAGCGCAGCCACGACGCCGGCATCAAGATCTTCTGCGCGACGCTGACCCCCTACAAGGGCACCGACTACTGGAGTGAGCAGGGCGAGGCCGGGCGTACGGCGGTCAACGAGTTCATCAAGGGCGACGGCAGCGGCTGCGACGCGGTGATCGATTTCGACACGGCGATCCACGACCCGGGCGACCCGCAGCGGTACAACCGGCGCTTCAACACGGGCGACAGCCTGCACCCCAACGACGCCGGCATGGAGGCGATCGCCGCCGCCGTCGACCTGCAACTGTTCCGATAG
- a CDS encoding methyltransferase domain-containing protein, which yields MTDQIAYMDDAAATAVGRDYKARLLRGLELSAGQTVVDLGCGPGTDLGALATAVEPGGTVIGVDREPGMLAEAARRHPGADVRHGDLGALPLEEGEVDRARVDRVLQHVDTPGRSVAEAARVLKAGGLFGAAEPDWDTLAVADEDLGTSRAFARYTASRVRNPSVGRDLVRLCTAAGLTVHRVEAVPVLFRDFATADRILGLQRNTEKAIAGGAVEPAYGQSWLRRLEAGPVVAGFTLYLVIAVK from the coding sequence GTGACCGATCAAATCGCGTACATGGATGACGCCGCCGCTACTGCGGTGGGGCGGGACTACAAGGCGCGGCTGCTCCGAGGGCTTGAACTCTCCGCCGGGCAGACCGTTGTCGATCTGGGGTGCGGGCCGGGGACGGATCTGGGCGCCCTGGCCACGGCGGTCGAACCGGGCGGGACGGTCATCGGGGTGGATCGGGAACCGGGCATGCTGGCCGAAGCCGCGCGACGGCATCCGGGCGCCGACGTTCGCCACGGGGATCTGGGGGCGCTGCCGCTCGAGGAGGGCGAGGTTGACCGGGCAAGGGTTGATCGGGTGCTTCAACATGTTGATACACCTGGTCGATCCGTTGCGGAGGCGGCGCGGGTCCTGAAGGCGGGCGGGCTCTTCGGGGCGGCCGAGCCGGACTGGGACACCCTCGCCGTCGCGGACGAGGACCTCGGGACCAGCCGGGCCTTCGCCCGGTACACGGCGAGCAGGGTGCGGAATCCCAGCGTGGGGCGCGACCTGGTGCGGCTGTGCACGGCGGCGGGACTGACAGTCCATCGGGTCGAGGCCGTGCCGGTGTTGTTCCGGGACTTCGCCACGGCTGACCGGATCCTGGGGCTGCAGCGCAACACCGAGAAAGCGATTGCGGGCGGGGCGGTGGAACCGGCGTACGGGCAAAGCTGGTTGCGAAGGCTCGAGGCGGGGCCGGTCGTCGCCGGGTTCACGCTCTATCTGGTCATCGCGGTGAAGTGA